CGGCGGCGCGACGGGCCGCAGCACTTCCGCGGAGTCTCGGGGGCGGGGGTCGGGGGTGGAATCGGCGACGGCCGGGGACATGGCCCCCGCCGTCAGCGCGGACACCGTCGCGACCAGCACGACGGACCGTCTTGCTCTGCCAAGGCCCACAACTACTCCTGGAATAAGGCTGGTTGAGCGCGCGGTAAGCGCTGTCTGCGGACAGCATCGCGGCCCTCGTACAGCAACACCAGGGGGCAGCGGGGACGATGGGAAGAACAGTAGGGGAGCGCAGGCAGTGACACTCCCATTGGCGCACCGGAGATCAAGTGATCATGCCGGTGGGGCCCGGTTGCCCGGGCACCGGCCGTTCTCCCTCTCGCGCCCGCATCGGTCGCTCGCACGCGCCATATTCGCGAAAGAAAGCTGTAACAATTCACCATGCGAGACGATTTCCGAGGGACATTGACGTGACCGGAAGTCGCTGCCATTCTCTCCGGTGTGAGTCAAGCTGACATTCTCGTATCGCGCCTGCACGTCGATCTTCGACGGCACGCCAGCGCACTCTGTGCCGCTGGCCGCTGAAACACTCCCAGCTGACTTCCCTTCCGGCGTCCAGCCCTCTCTTCAGAGGGTCACGGTCAGGCTGAGCGCCTCCGCCCCGCCCATGCGGAAATTCTCACGGCAAGGCCCGTAAAGGAGCCTTCCGATTCTCTTCAATCCCTTTTCCTGAACGTATCGCACGCCTTTTCAGCGCGACGCTTCAGGCATCTTCGCGTACCCCGAAACGGAATAACTGATGACCTCCATCCTGGCTGTTTCCGGAAGCCCATCCGTGAACTCGCGCACCGAATTGCTGGTCGAGCACGCGGTTGAGCGACTGTCCGTCACCGGCTTCGACGCGGGCCATCTGAAGGTGCGTGAGCTGCCCGCGGCCGAACTGCTGGCCGGCCGGTCCGACTCGGCCGCCCTGCGAGCGGCGGCCGAGCAGGTCGCCGCCGCGGACGGTCTGATCGTGGCCACACCCGTCTACAAGGCCTCCTACACCGGACTGCTCAAGGCCTTCCTCGATCTGCTGCCGCAGTCCGGCCTGGCCGGAAAGACGGTTCTGCCGCTGGCCACGGGCGGCAGCCTGGCCCACGTACTCACCATCGACTACGCCCTGCGCCCGGTCCTTTCGGCGCTCGGGGCCCGGCATGTCGTCGGCGGCTCCTTCCTCCTCGACAGCCATGTCGAGCGGCTGCCCGAAGGCGGTGCGCATCTGCGCCCCGAGGCCGAACTCCGGCTCTTCGACGTCGTCGACGAGTTCATCCAGTCACTCCCCTCCCGGACCCTCTCCCCCGCCCAGTCCCCCGCCCCCGGTGCGGCGACCTCCGCCGCCCGCAGCCACTGAAGGAATCCGACGTGCACACCACAACCAGACGTAACTTCCTCGTCCTCACCGGTATCTCCGCACTGGCGGCGGCCGGCTGCGGCACGGCGGTCGGCAGCGGCACGCGGAACACCGGCACGCTCCGCTACCAGGGCTCGGTCGGCCAGGTCAGCCCGGCCGAACTCGCCGCGTCCCTCGGCTACCTGGAGGATCTGAAGCTCAAGTGGGTCGGCAACACCATCAGCGGCCCGCAGGACATCCAGTCCGCCGCGTCCGGGCAGACCGACTTCGGCGGCGCCTTCAACGGAGCCGTCGTCAAGCTCGCCGCCCGCAAGGCCCCCATCAAGGCCGTCGTCAGCTACTACGGCTCCGACAAGCAGGCGTACAGCGGCTTCTACGTAACCGAAAAAAGCGCCATACGTACGCCCCGCGACCTCATCGGCAAGAAGGTCGGCATGAACACCCTCGGCGCCCACCACGAGGCGATGCTCGACATCTACCTCAAGAAGAACGGGCTGAGCCGGGCCGAGGCCGAGCAGGTCGAGCGGATCGTCATCCCGCCCGTCAACACCGAACAGTCCCTGCGCCAGCGCCAGATCGACGTGGCCGTCCTCGGCGGCATTCTCCGCGACAAGGCGCTGGAGGCCGGGGGCGTACGCAAGCTCTTCAGCGACTACGACCTGCGCGGGGCCTTCAGCGCCGGTACGTACGTCCTGACCGAGCGATTCATCAAGCAGAACCCGGAGACCGCACGGATCTTCGTCACCGGAGTGGGCAAGGCCCTGGACTGGGCCCGTACCACGCAGCGCGACGAGGTAGTCGCACACATGACCGAGGTAGTCGCCAAGCGCAAGCGCAACGAGAGCGCCGCCGCGCTCAAGTACTGGCGCTCCTACGGCGTCTCGGCGCCGGGCGGCCGGATCGAGGAGAAGGAACTGTCGGTCTGGGCCGACTGGCTCACCGAACGCGGCGACCTCAAGTCCGGCCGGGTCGGCGTCCCCGACCTCTACACCAACGAGTTCAACAACAGTGTCAAGAAGGCGGGTTGATCCCATGACCGCCAAAATCAGCTTCCGGGGTGTCGGCAAGACCTTCCCCGTACGCGGAAAACAGCAGCAGGTCACCGCGCTCGACGGGATCGATCTCGATATCGCCGCCGGTGAGTTCGTGGTCGTCGTCGGCCCGAGCGGCTGCGGAAAATCCACCCTGCTCGATCTCCTCGGCGGGCTCTCCGAACCCACCAGCGGTGAGATCCTGCTGGACGGCGCGCCCGTCACTGGACCGGGCCTGGACAGGGGCATCGTCTTCCAGCAGTACGCCCTGCTCCCCTGGCGCACCGCGCAGGGCAATGTGGAGTTCGGCCTGGAAGCCACCCGGGTGCCCCGCCGCGAGCGGGCCGAGCGGGCCAGGGAGTATCTGGCGCTCGTCGGGCTCTCCGGCTTCGAGGACCGGCATCCGCACGAGCTCTCCGGTGGCATGCGCCAGCGTGTGGCCATCGCCCGGAGCCTCGCTTATGACCCCGATGTGCTGCTCATGGACGAGCCGTTCGCCGCACTCGACGCGCAGACCCGCGAGTCGCTCCAGGACGAGCTGCTGCGGATCTGGCAGCGCACCGGCAAGACGATCGTCTTCATCACGCACGGCATCGACGAGGCGGTCCATCTCGGACAGCGGGTCGCCGTCCTCACCTCCCGTCCCGGCCGGATCAAGGAGGTGGTGCCGATCGGCCTCGGCGACCGCGGCGCCGACACCGACCCGCGCTCCAGCCCCGAGTTCGCACACCACCGCCATCAGATCTGGAACCTGCTGCGCGACGAGGTCAGCCGGGCGCAGCAAGAGGAGAGGGAGGCCGCAACGCTATGAGCATCGTCACCGAGAAGGCGCCCGCGACAGCCGTCGATGTGAACCGCGCGGCGCAGGACACCGACCCCGCACCGCCCCCACCGCTCCGGACCCGCGCACTGCCCGCCCCGGTCCGCCGCGCCGGCCGCATCCTGCTGACCCTGCTCACCCGGACCGCCGCTATCGCCGCGCTGCTCGCGGTGTGGGAGAGCGCCCCCCGGCTCGGCCTGGTCGACCGGACGTTCCTGCCGCCGTTCTCGGAGGTCGCCGTCGCCTGGTGGCAACTGCTCCTGGACGGCCAGCTCGCCGAACACACTCAGGCCAGCCTTCAGCGCTCGTTCACCGGCTTCGCTCTCGCGGTCGTCATCGCCGTACCGCTCGGCCTGCTGATCGGCTGGTACCGGCCGCTCGCGCAACTCCTCGGGCCACTGCTGGAGGTCTTCCGCAACACCGCCGCGCTCGCCCTGCTGCCGGTTTTCGTCCTGCTGCTGGGCATCGGCGAGACCTCTAAGGTCTCCATCGTCCTGTACGCCTGCACCTGGCCGATTCTGCTGAACACCATCAGCGCCGTGAGCAGCGTCGATCCAACGCTGCTCAGGCTGGCCAGGTCGATGGACCTGCCCGCTCCGAGGATCTTCCAGAAGGTGATCCTGCCTGCCTCCGTGCCGACCGTCTTCACCGGCATCCGGATGGCAGGGGCGGTGGCCATCCTGGTCCTCGTCGCCGCCGAGATGGTGGGCGCCAAGGCCGGGCTCGGCTATCTCGTCAACGCCTCACAGTTCAACTTCGCGATCCCCGACATGTACGCCGGGATCATCACCATCTCCGCCATCGGCGTGGCTTTCAACCAGCTGCTCGTGGCTCTTGAGCGCCGCTTCACGTCCTGGCGCACCCCGACCGGAAACTGAGGATCCGCCCATGTCCGCCGACGCCCCCCGCCAGTTCCATCTCAACGCGTTCCTCATGAACGCCGGCCATCACGACGCCGCGTGGCGCCATCCGCGCACCCGGCCCGACCGGATCACCGAGCTCTCGTACTTCCAGGAGCTGGCCCGTACCGCAGAGCGCGGCAGACTCGACTCGCTGTTTCTCGCGGACGGCGTCGCCCTGTGGGGAAATGCCCGCTTCAACGCGGTCGGCGGTTTCGAGCCGCTCACTCTGCTGTCCGCACTGGCCGTTGCCACCGAGCACATCGGTCTTATCGCCACCGTCTCCACCACATTCAACGAACCCTTCCATGTGGCACGGAAGTTCGCCTCGCTCGACCACCTCAGCGGCGGGCGCGCCGGCTGGAACATCGTCACCTCCGGGAATGAGGCCGAGGCCAGGAACTTCGGCCGCGAGGAGCATCTGGAGCACGCTCTGCGCTACGAGCGGGCCGCCGAGTTCCTGGAGGTGACCAAGGAGCTGTGGGACAGCTGGCGTGACGACGCGACGGTCATCGACCGCGAACGCGGGGTCTACACGGAGGACGGCGCCGTGCGGCCGATCGGACACCGCGGCAAGCATTTCCGGGTCGACGGGCCGCTCAACGTACAGCGCTCGCCGCAGGGCCATCCGCTGCTGGTGCAGGCCGGTTCCTCCGAGGACGGCAAGGAGTTCGCCGCCCGGTACGCGGAGGCGGTGTTCACCGCCCAGCAGACCCTCGCCGACGGCCAGACCTTCTACAAGGACCTCAAGTCACGGCTTGCGAAGTACGGCCGCAGGGCCGACCAGGTGAAGATCCTCCCGGGGATCTGCCCCATCATCGGCGCGACCGAGGCCGAGGCCCTGGCGCTGCAGGACGAGCTGACGGACCTGCAGGTCCCCGCGTACGGGCTGCAGCAGCTGTCCGGGATGCTCGGCACTGATCTGAGCGGCCTGCCGCTCGACGGTCCGCTGCCCGACCTCCCCGAGGAGCAGGACATCAACGGCAACAAGTCCCGCTTCACGCTGGTGGCGGAACTCGCCCGGCGCGAGCAGCTCACCATCCGGGAGCTGATCGCCCGCCTCGGCGGCGGCCGCGGCCACCGGGTCTTCGCCGGCACCCCCGAGCAGATCGCGGACCAGCTGGAGCAGTGGTTCACCGAGGGCGCGGCGGACGGGTTCAACATCATGCCGCCGTATCTGCCGGGCGGGCTGGAGGACTTCGTCGACCAGGTGGTGCCACTGCTGCAGGCGCGCGGCCTGTTCCGTACGGAGTACAGCGGTCGCACCCTTCGCGACCGCTACGGGCTGGAGCGACCCGCAGGCCGGCCCGCGCTTGCCCACTGACGTCCACCGACCCCGTTCACTCATCCGCCCAGAGAAAGGCAGCACCCGCATGACCAGCACCGGTTTCGACATCCGCCGGATCGGCGGCCGCATCGGCGCCGAGATCCTCGGCGCCGACATCTCCACCGACCTCGACCCCGCCATCGTCACCGAGATCAACGCGGCGCTGGTGGAGCACAAGGCGCTCTTCTTCCGCGGCCAACAGCTCGACGACGCGGCACAGATACGCTTCGCCTCGCTCTTCGGCGATCTCACGACCGCGCACCCCACGGTGCCTTCCGTGGAGGGCCAGCCGCACATCCTCCCGGTGGACGGGGACGAGGGCATCCGCGCGAACCAGTGGCACACGGACGTCACGTTCCTGCGCACGCCGCCGAAGGCGTCCACGCTGCGCAGCCTGGTGGTCCCGCCCTACGGCGGCAACACCCTGATCGCCAACTCCGCAGCAGCCTACCGGGATCTGCCGGAGGCGCTGCGCGAACTGGCCGACCGGCTGTGGGCCGTCCACACCAATGCGTACGACTACGCCGAGCCGAGGTCGCAGAAGGCGGCCGAGCACCGCAGGCAGTTCGTCTCCACGAAGTACCGCACCGAACACCCGGTGGTCCGCGTCCACCCGGAGTCGGGCGAGCGCGGTCTGTTCATCGGGGGCTTCGCGCAGAGTCTGGTGGGCCTTTCGCCGTCCGAGTCCCGCGACATCCTGCGGATCCTGCAGTCGTACGTGACCCGCCCGGAGAATGTCGTCCGCTGGAGCTGGGCCCCCGGTGACCTGGTCCTCTTCGACAACCGCAGCACCCAGCACTACGCGCCCGACGACTACGGCGATCTGCCGCGTCTGCTGCACCGGGTGACGGTTGCCGGCGATGTCCCGGTCGGTGTCGACGGCCGTCTCAGCCGGGTCGTCGAGGGGGACGAGGCGGCTCACTACACGCCTGCTGCCGCGGCCTGACAACGACGCAGAGAGGGCGGGCCGTCAACCGACGGCCCGCCCTCCCCGTGTGCACCCGCACCGGTGACGCGCCGCGGTTCATGCCGCGGCAGCCCGCCAAAGTCAGTGCTGGGCGCTGCGCCGCTTGCGCGCGGCCCACATGATGCCGCCACCCGCGACTATGACGACGGCGGCAGCGCCGGCGATCAGCGGGGTGGAGCTGGAGGAGCCCGTCTCGGCCAGGTCACCGGGGGAGCTGGGCTCGGCCGAAGCCGGCGGCACCTCGGCGGAGCTGGTGGCCGTGCTCGGCGTGTCGCTCGGCGTCTCACTCGGCGAGGGAGTGGAACTCGGGGTCTCCGACGGGGTCGGGCTGGGGGTGTTGTTCTCGCACACCGGCGCCGTCTCGGTCAGGTCGCGCGAGAACTTGTCGTTGTCGCCCGCCTTCACGACGAGGCGAAGGGAGAGCTCCTTGTCGTGCTTGGGGAGCTCGAGCTTCTTGTCGAAGCTTCCCCTGAACGTCTCGGTGGGCAGCAGGTCCTTGCCGTCCACCGTGACGGTCACGGTGTTGTCGTCCTTGGAGCTGTAGGCGGTGAGGTGGACGGTGACGTCGGTGCAGGTCACCTTCCACTCCGGGGTGTGCGCCTGGGCGGTTCCGGCCGCCAGGCCGACGCCGAACACTCCGGCCGCCGCGACCGCTGCGAAGGCGCCTGCGCGCCGCCACGATCTGTTGTTTGTTGTCACTCGTTCCTCCACGATTGCCGCGCCACCCATCTGGCGGTGCGCGCACAGTACCGCCACGCCCCCTCGGGTGTGCACCCGCCCCACCCATCACGTTTTTGACTCGCGTCACCACGACGGGCGTTCGGGAAAGGCGGTCGCGGGTACCCGCCCCGAGAAAGGGCACAGAAGGGACGAAGCTCAGCATGTCAAGTACAAGCACAGCCACATGTCATACCCCCGAGGACCCCGCGCATTCGGTGACCGAAATGAATCGCAAGGAATCCGACGGAAAGACCCGCGTCACTGTGCTGGTCGCGCTCGCCGCGAATCTGGTGATCACGGTGGCGAAGGCCGTCGGCGGAGTCGCCGCGGGGTCTCCCGCGCTGCTGTCCGAGGCCGCTCACTCGGCCGCCGACAGCATGAACGAGGTGTTTCTTCTTCTCGCGGTCCGCCGCAGTCGTCGCCCGCCGGATCTCCGCCATCCGTTCGGATACGGCAAGGAACGCTATTTCTGGGCGCTGCTCGCCGCCGTCGGGATATTCGTCATGGGTGGCTGCTTCTCCTTCTACCAGGGCTTCCATGCGCTGGGCGCCGACAAGCAGGAGTCCCACGCCGGCTATGTCGCCGGGCTGGCCGTCCTGACCGTGGCCCTGCTCGCCGAGGGCGCCTCGCTGCTCCGTGCCGTGCACCAGCTGCGCAAACAGAAGGACGGAGCCCGCGACCCCGCCCTGCGGACTGTTCTCGCGGAGGACAGCACCGCAGTGCTGGGCGTCCTGCTCGCCATGGCCGGCATGGTGCTCCACCTCATCACCGGGAAGGTCATCTGGGAGGCCTCGGCATCGATCGCGATCGGCCTGCTGCTCGTGTACGTCGCGTACCGGCTCGGCAGGGAGGCCCGCGACCAGCTGATCGGCGAGGCGGTCGAACCGGAGCTGCGCAACCGTATCCGTGAACTCCTTGACGACCAGCCCGAGATCGACAATGTCGCCGCGCTGCTGACCATGCAACTCGGCCTGGACTCGACGCTGGTGGCCGCCAGGGTCGATCTGACCCCCGGTTTCGACAGCGAGGAGGTCGAGCTGGTCTGCGTACGCATCAAACGGCTGATCTCAACGGCCTGGCCGCAGGCGGATCATGTCTTTCTCGACATCACGGAGGCTCCGGCGGACTGATGCGTCGCCGTCACTCCCTGGCCGGGTTCGTGGCGCGGGTCCAGAGCGGCAGCAGGATCCAGCAGACGACGAACCAGACGACCATGCCGACCACCAGCCACAGGGCGAGTGTGTCGTCCACGACCAGCCGCAGAATCAGCAGCAGCGACGACGCCATCGTGCACAGCAGCAGAAACAGTCCCACAACCGTCAGACGGGAGGCCCACTGGACTGTCTCCGGTTTGAGCCGCCGGCCGGCGAGTAGCCGGTGGATGGACACGGGCCCGATGAGCGCTCCGGTCGTCGCCGCCCCCAGCAGGATGGTCATCGTATAGATATTGTGGTCGGTGTCGGACAGGCCGGCGAAACGGGCCTGAAACGCCACTGTGAGCAGGAATCCGAACAGGACTTGCACACCTGTCTGGGCGACCCGCAATTCCTGCAGCAGTTCACCCCACAGCCGGTCAGCCCGTTCCTCCGGCGTCTCGTGCCGACCGCGCTGGAGACCGTTTCCGCCTTGTTGCATCACCGGGCGCCTCCATCGTGTCCGTGCGGCACGTTCCCCTTATATCGCACTCCTTATGCGGCGTCCTGCATGATCTCGCGGCGAAGTCGCTCGCAGGAGTTGCTGATCAGCCGTGACACATGCATCTGGGAGATGCCGAGGTCCTCGGCAATACTGCGCTGTGTCATATCGCGAAAGAACCGCATGTAGAGGATTCTCCGTTCCCGCTCCGGTAATCGCCGCAGCCTGGGCTTGACGGCTTCCGCAGGCGGGCGTACGGCCTCGCGTTCGGCTCCCTCAGGCAGATGCGCCAGTCGGTCGAATTCGGCTGCGGTGTCGGGGGCATCGTCGTGCGGATGCTTCCTGCTCGTGTGTGTACGCATGATGCGCTGCCACTCCCTCAACAGTGCGGAACGGTTGCCACCGCCGGAATGACGAATGCACGCGCAGCCAGTCCAGGGGGCGCGCCGTGCAACTCCCACGGACGTGCCTCCGGTCCGAAGCACGAATTGCGTCTGCCCCGAGTCATGGCGACCAAACACGAGCTGGGGCCAGCGCCAATTGCCTCTCGGATTTGTGATCGCAGTAAGACACCCACGGGCACAAGGTTCCATTGGGACAGCCGGCGGAAAAGAATCACATGTTGAACGGCGGCCCTGAGGGCCGCCGTTCATCATTTTCCCCGGCGTCCCCACCGTCCCTTTCCGGCCAGGACTCGGTACGTGCCTGGTCGAGCGCATTGGTCACCTGTCACTGCCTGGGAGGAGCTCCCGGGAGTCGGGGGAGTTCCGGCGAGGCGCTGTCCAGAGGAACCGCCTCGGAGTGGACGAGGCCCAGCTGGACGCACTGGCGCGGCAAAACCGCGTCCAGCAGCCAGTCGGCGCCGACGCGCACCCGGTTCCCCGGCATGGCGGCCAGGTGGTAGCCGCGGGTGACGGCGCCCGCGAGCGGTCCCGACAGCGGGACGCCCAGCGGATTCGCCGCGGCCTGGACCCCGCCGAGGTCCACGGCGAAGCCCAGATCGTGGTGTTCGTAGCTGCGCTGTTCGCCGTGGCCGAGAGTGGCGGCGAGATTGAGTCCGGCCAGCTTGCCCTGCCGGGAGGCGTGCTGGGCCGTCATCGGCGTGTACTCCCCCGGCCGGGTCGGATCGGGTACAGCCGCCGCGTCGCCGCAGGCGAAGATCTCGGGGTGGCCGGGCACGTTCAGCCGGGAGTCAACGACCAGACGGCCGCGCTCGACCGGCAGTCCGACCTCGGACACCAGCGGGTCGGGACGTACGCCGACGCACCAGACCAGCGTCCTCGTGTCGACGAACTCCCCGTCGTCCAGCTGGACTCCGGCATGGGTGGCCTCCTTGACGGAGGTCCCGGTGCGCACGTCCACGCCGCGACGGCGCAGTACCCGGTCGGCCGTCGAGGACAGCCTGGGGTCCAGCCCGGGCAGCACCCGGTCGGCGACGTCCAGCAGCAGCCAGCGGGCCCGGCCGTGCCGTTCCCCGGTGTGCCGCTTACGTGTCAGTTCGTCCGTGAACAGCTTTCCCTGGGCGGCGACTTCGGTGCCGGTGTAGCCGGCGCCGACGACCACGAAAGTGCGACGGGAGGCGCTCTCCTCGGCGGTCGCGGCGTCGGCGGCCATCTCGATCTGGCGGGTGATGTGGTCGCGCAGATACAGCGCCTCCGGCAGACCACGGAAGCCATGCGCGTGGTCGGCGATCCCGGGCACGGGAAGCAGCTTGTTGACACTTCCGACGGCAAGCACCAAGCGGTCGTACGCGAGCGCGCCGGAACGGCCTTCGGGATCGGTGTAGTGAACCTTCCGTTCCGCCAGGTCGACCCCGGTGGCCTCGCCGAGCACCAGACGTACCCGTGGCAGGGCGTTGGGGATCGAGACGGTCACCCTGCGCGGTTCCAGGATCCCCGTGGCGACCTGTGGCAGCAGCGGCAGATAGAGGAAGTAGTCGGTGGGGTTGAGCACGATGATCTCGGCCCGGTCCCGGACGGTCCGGGACAGAGCGCGAGCGGCCTGGAAGCCGGCGAACCCGGCTCCGACGACAACAACACGGCTACGACTCACAATCGACTCCAGTGCGGGAGCAGGTGTGGTGCGGAAGGTGTGTTGCGGGAAGGGGTGGTGCGGCGAACGGCCCGGCGCGGATGCCTCTTGGGCCACCGCGCCAAACCGGAACCGTCACTCGTAGCGGCGGCCTCGCTCCTCATCGATCACCGGCGTCGCCGGCGGCACGACGACACGACGACGTTTGGCGATGCTGGTGAAGGTGGCGACGCCGATGATGCCGACGGCCATCAGAATCAGGCCGACCACGTCGAGGTTGGCGCCCTGCACCTTCCAGTCTGTGGCGAACGTGAGAATCGCTCCTGCGGCGATCAGGATGATGCACCCACCGAGACCCATATGACTCACCTTTCGGTACGAACGGCTGGTCGCGACCGAGTACCCGCGCCGGGACCAGCCATGCGTGAACGAGTCTCATACGTGTACGAGCCCCATGCATCTGGGCATCGGCCCTTCGGACATGCGCTTCAGACGCGCGCCGCCACAGCGGGCTCGCCACCTGCCACGACAACGTCCCCAGGAACCGGCGAGCTCGAGGACAGCGGCTTGAACTCGCGCAACAACGGCATCGGTGCCGGCCGCTTCGCAGCCACGCGCTGCGCAGCCTTCGCGCGCCTGCTGAACCAGATGACTTTGCCCGTGGCCGTGCCGCACGTCCCCCAGCTGTCGCTGAGGACAGCGACCGTGGCCAGTCCGCCCTTCGACGGGGAGGACGTGTGGATCCGGGGCATCCGGTGGTCCTTGTCGGCCACGGACGCGATCACGTGCCTCCCGGTCCAACGCAGCTCCACCACACACGTCTTGTCGCCCGGCACATGCTGTACGACGTTGCCGACGAGCTCGTCGACGGCACGACAGACCGGCACGATGTGGGGCTCGAGGCTCCAGTACCGAAGGTGCGCTGCGAGAATGCGCCGGATCTGCGGGATCCGCTCGGTTGATGCCGACACTTCGATGCTGTAGCGGCAGGTGTCCGGAACGTTCATGACCGTGGCTCCTCACCGCGACGGCTTCACCCATTCGCATGCGGAACCCCGAGTACGAAGAGTGAGCCTTTGTCGCTTCTGGGTCACTATCAGATTGCACCCGGAATACGTCAAACCGCAACGCGCCGGGACAAACCGCCACCACGGCATGGGGCGGCGCCGGCAGCTGATGGGCCCAACTGGACCGGCGCCTCCGTTCCCTCGTACGCAGAGAACGTCCTGGTCCAGTACCGCGATCACGGCGCCCGAAACGCCGCTCGGAGGGATTTCCTTCGGCCAGGCAGCCCGCGATCACGTGTCCTGCCCGGTTCTCAGGGCAGCAGCGTGGCGGAGGCGCAGGGCGTGCCAACCGGCCCCGGGAGCCGAAAGGGAGCATGAGCATGACGCGGATGGACGACACCGGATCCGCCCCCCGGAGCACTTCTGCCGCGGCGTGGGCGGCCTCGGACGAGACGCAGTACCGCGTAGTCGGCGCGAACCTCGAAGTGCAGGCGCTGCGGGAGGAATTGGCGGGTCTGCGCCACGCGCTCAG
This portion of the Streptomyces sp. NBC_01750 genome encodes:
- a CDS encoding DUF6458 family protein, giving the protein MGLGGCIILIAAGAILTFATDWKVQGANLDVVGLILMAVGIIGVATFTSIAKRRRVVVPPATPVIDEERGRRYE
- a CDS encoding ATP-binding protein, whose product is MNVPDTCRYSIEVSASTERIPQIRRILAAHLRYWSLEPHIVPVCRAVDELVGNVVQHVPGDKTCVVELRWTGRHVIASVADKDHRMPRIHTSSPSKGGLATVAVLSDSWGTCGTATGKVIWFSRRAKAAQRVAAKRPAPMPLLREFKPLSSSSPVPGDVVVAGGEPAVAARV